The following proteins are encoded in a genomic region of Xanthomonas cassavae CFBP 4642:
- a CDS encoding DUF6165 family protein: MSEILVPVSFGELLDKIAILQIKSERMRDVAKLANVRNELSALETSWMAHPAAGHDIVRLRAELKAVNERLWVIEDDIRLKEQAQAFDDSFVQLARSVYIENDERARIKKQINLALGSSYVEEKSYQDYRASKA; encoded by the coding sequence ATGTCCGAGATCCTGGTGCCCGTGTCCTTTGGTGAACTGCTCGACAAGATCGCGATCCTGCAGATCAAGTCCGAGCGCATGCGCGATGTGGCCAAGCTGGCCAATGTGCGCAATGAGCTGTCTGCGCTGGAAACCAGCTGGATGGCGCACCCGGCCGCCGGCCACGACATCGTGCGTCTGCGTGCCGAACTGAAGGCCGTCAACGAGCGGCTGTGGGTGATCGAGGACGACATCCGGCTCAAGGAGCAGGCGCAGGCCTTCGACGACAGCTTCGTGCAGCTCGCGCGCAGCGTATATATCGAAAACGACGAGCGTGCGCGGATCAAGAAGCAGATCAACCTGGCGCTGGGCTCGTCGTACGTGGAAGAGAAGTCCTACCAGGACTATCGCGCCAGCAAGGCCTGA